One window of Silurus meridionalis isolate SWU-2019-XX chromosome 9, ASM1480568v1, whole genome shotgun sequence genomic DNA carries:
- the yjefn3 gene encoding yjeF N-terminal domain-containing 3 produces MNQSPGEKETETTEPLRYLSKTEMAAIETELLTDYRFGQQQLIEIWGHACAVAITKAYPLSSLTKKQPTVLVICGPEQNGAIGLVCARHLRIFEYEPTIFYPKRSPDNLHQDFTIQCEKMDIPFLSYLPTEVQLINDAYNLVIDAIVGPEIDLKDVKEPYSGILVTLKQVKVPIASVDVPSGWDVDEENKDGINPEVLISLTVPKKCATSFSGKHFLAGRFLPYDMQKKYELNLPEFPGTDCFIEL; encoded by the exons tAAAACAGAGATGGCTGCTATTGAAACAGAGCTGCTCACAGATTATCGTTTTGGACAGCAGCAGCTAATTGAGATTTGGGGTCACGCCTGCGCCGTCGCCATCACCAAG GCGTATCCTCTGAGCTCTCTGACCAAGAAACAACCTACAGTCCTGGTTATTTGTGGGCCAGAGCAAAACGGTGCCATTGGATTGGTGTGTGCTCGACACCTGCGCATTTTT GAATATGAGCCGACAATTTTCTATCCCAAACGCTCTCCTGATAACTTACACCAGGACTTTACAATTCAGTGCGAGAAGATGGATATTCCCTTCCTTTCTTATCTTCCAACTGAG GTCCAGCTCATAAACGATGCCTATAATCTGGTGATTGATGCCATCGTGGGGCCTGAAATCGACCTTAAAGATGTAAAAGAGCCTTATTCTGGAATTCTGGTCACCCTCAAACAGGTGAAGGTCCCCATCGCCAGTGTGGATGTGCCCTCAG GCTGGGATGTAGATGAAGAGAATAAAGATGGGATTAATCCAGAGGTCCTCATCTCTCTGACAGTCCCCAAAAAGTGCGCCACAAGTTTCTCGGGGAAACACTTTCTAGCCGGACGATTTCTTCCGTACGACATGCAGAAAAAATATGAACTCAATCTGCCCGAGTTTCCAGGCACTGACTGCTTTATAGAACTGTAA